The segment GCGCCATGCGTGTCAGCGCAGACATGGGCTCGCCTTGGCTGCCTGTGCACAGTACTACCACACGGTTGCCTGCCATTCTGTTCATCTCTTCAGGCTCAATGAGCATGCCGTCAGGGATATGCAGATAGCCAAGCTCGGAAGCAATGGATACTACGTTAACCATGCTTCGTCCAATAACGGTAATCTTACGTCCGGTGGCTTCAGAAGCGTTCACTACCTGCTGAATACGATGCACGTTGGAAGCGAAGGTTGCTACTACCACACGTTGTTCAGCTTTGCGGAAAATATCTTCCAGCACGATGCCGACATTCTTCTCCGAAGGGGTGAAGCCCGGCTTCTCGGCATTGGTGCTGTCTGACAGCAGGGCCAGAACGCCCTTCGATCCGATCTCAGCCATGCGGTGCAGATTGGCAAATTGACCGTTGACTGGCGTGTGGTCGAATTTGAAGTCACCGGTGTGGACAACGTTGCCCTCAGGCGTCTCAATGCATACCCCGACAGAATCCGGAATACTGTGATTCGTTCTGAAGAAGGTTACCTTAAGCGATGTGCCCAGTTCAACCTCGGAATCCTCGTTAATCAGAATCCGCTTAGTTTCACCCAGCAGGTTCGCTTCCTTGAGCTTGTTCTCCACAAGACCCAGGGTAAGTCTTGTTCCATATACCGGAACATTCAGGTTCTTAAGCACATAAGACAAGCCGCCAATGTGATCCTCATGGCCGTGCGTAAGAACAATCCCTCTTACCTTGTCACGGTTCTCGGTGAGGTAGGAGATATCCGGTATTACGATATCAATACCCAGCATATCTTCTTCAGGGAATTTCAGACCGGCGTCTACGACTACAATGTCGTTACCGTACTGAACTACGTACATGTTCTTACCAATTTCACCGACTCCGCCAAGTGCGAATATCGTCAGTTTGTCGTTGTTGTTATTGTTTTTTTTGGACAAATGAATCTAACCCTCCTATGATGTTGGACGTCATACTTTTTATTTGTTAACAATGAGCTTCAATATTTCAGCGGCGCTGTAATATACATCAAATTGCTGTTAACTCCTTATTTCGACAAGGAATTCCCGGTAAGTCTGTATACTTGCGCAGGTCTAAACTCCCGAATCCGGGCAGTAATATCCTCTTGAAGCGGGCAAATGCCCTCAAAATTCCACCACCGCGCCCCTCGCGCGTAAATCCGGCATATTTAGCACAGACTTATTCAAGGACCTATCCTGTCTTACAATGCAACAAATCCGCATTGCCGGAAGATTACCGCATATTCAATTAACCGCACCAAGTCACTTAAGTTCATTATACATGATTTTTTTGGCAAAAGACAAGTCACCCTGTACCTGGTCCTATTCTTTCCTTAACAAACAGCCAATATTTAAGGAAAAGACAAGCAAAAAACGCTGCAACGCCTGACTTTTTTAACATAGAGTTAATCCTGGAGAAATAATTCCCATATGTGATCTGCGGCGGCTGGAAGTCCGTAACGTAAAAAACCGGCCGCTCCATAAGAGCGGCCGGTTGCCGTTGTACCTATCTTCGCCTATTCATTTATCCACGCCTGGACTATTTTATCTTAGCAGGGCAGCAATGAAAGCCGCCTCTTCTTCCGTAGGTGAAACCAGCGGCAGGCGGACCGAGCCGACATCCAGCCCGCGCAGCCCCAGCGCATACTTCACGGCAGAGGGGTTAGGCAACGGCTGCGGACACTCGAACAGCCCCTTGAAGACCGGAAACAGCTGCCGGTGAAGCTCGCCTGCACGGCGGACATCCCCGGAGGTGAAGGCCTCGATCATCTCTGACATCTGCGCTCCGACAACATGGCTGGCCACACTGATGATACCGTGGCCTCCCACAGCAAGCGTCGCGAGGCCGGCGGAATCATCTCCGGTGTAGACATGGAAGTCTTCAGGACAAGCTGAGGCAATCCATGTAATCTGGTCTACCGAAGCACATTCCTTCGTAGCCACAATATTAGGAATCTCCGCCAGACGCAGGGTGGTTGCTACACTCATGCTTACTGTCGTTCGTCCTGGCACATTGTACAAGATGCAGGGCAGCGAGGTCGCAGCAGCAATTGCAGAGAAATGCTGGTAGAGCCCTTCCTGATTCGGTTTATTGTAATAAGGGACGACCAGAAGCACACCGTCCACGCCGATTTTCTCGGCTTCCTTAGTGAGCTCGATGGAATGTCTGGTGCTGTTGCTGCCGGTACCGGCAATAATTTTACAGCGTCCGCCTGCTTGCTGCTTCACGAAGGAGAACAGCTTCAGCTTCTCCTTATCGGTTAGGGTCGGCGATTCGCCGGTGGTTCCGCAGACTACGAGCGCAGCGGACTTTTGTTCCTCGATCAGATCATCGACCAGCCTTGAAGTTGCTTCCCAGTTGATTTCTCCTTCCCCGTCAAACGGGGTTACCATTGCGGTGATCAGTCTTCCGAAATCCACTTTGAATTCCTCCTTGTCAGCGGTGCAATTCAAACTTGGCATGCAGGGCGCGAACCGACTGCACCATATCTTCTTTTTTCACGAGAACCCAGATGGTTGTGTTGGAATCGGCAGACTGCAGAATCTGGATGTTCTGCGAGCTGAGCGCCTCGACGATATGCGCCATGATTCCCGGAACGCCGTTGATGCCCCCGCCGATGACGGAGACCTTGGCACAGCCGGACAAGCTCTTGGGACGCAGGCCCAGCTCCTGCAGCGCAGCAATCGCCTGCTCTGATTTGTCATCGAACACCGTATATACGGCCTCGGTCGGTGTCACATTGATGAAGTCCACACTGATCCCGTTATCGGCCATGCTTTTGAATATCTGCAGCTGCACGCCGGTTCCATTGCCCTCCGGACATTCCACCGAGATCTGCGTAATATTGCTGACATAGGCAACCCCTGTGACGAAACGGTCCACGACTCCATGGGATACATCACTGAAGCCCTCGGGATGGGTCACCAGCGTCCCCTCCGCTTCGGAGAAGGTCGAGCGTACACGCACCGGAATCTGGGCCTGCATGGCAATCTCCACAGCCCGTGGATGAATGACCTTGGCTCCCTGATACGCCATGTTACAAATCTCGGTGTAGCTGACATAAGTAAGCTGCCGTGCATCTTCGACAATCCGTGGATCAGCGGTGAGTATTCCGTCAACATCCGTATAGATATCTACCATATCCGCACGCAGAGCTGCTCCAAGTGCTGTAGCCGAAGTGTCGCTTCCGCCGCGGCCGAGAGTGGTGAAATCACCAGCTTCCGTCTGACCCTGGAAGCCGGTTACTATTACTACTTTATGCTCACGCAGTTCCCGTAGAATGCGTTCTGTGCGCACATCCAGGATTCTGGCATTGCCATAGCTGTTGTCGGTCAGGAATCCGGCTTGCGCCCCTGTCAGCACCGTCGACCGAATGCCCTCCTGCTCCAGCAGACCGCACAGATTGGCCGCCGAGATAATCTCCCCGCAGCACATCAGCAGATCCCGTTCCCGGTCCGGCAGTGAATTCCCGCTCTGAACCGCCAGATCAAGCAGTGTATCGGTAGCATAGGGCTCCCCCTTGCGGCCCATAGCCGAGACTACGACCACCAGGCTGAACCCGCTGGCCAGCTCCCGTTTGACATGACGGATTACGTGTTCTCTGGCCACTGGTGTGGAGAGTGAGGTTCCGCCGAATTTTTGCACCAAAATACCCATGTATAATTCCTCCATTGCTTCTTTCAGCAGACTTACTGAACCCTACGTGAAATAAATCACCCCGCGAGGCAGAAGTGTTCGTAGCCGCGATAACCTGACTCTTATTATAGCGTAAAATTGTTCGTGCCGCCCCCGGGATGAGGACGGCAGAAATGAAGCTTATGGGTCCGTCAGCTAAAATTCGCTCTTCCGGGCCAATCCTGTACTGATTATATAAGCTATGCAGTATGAAATCGTTGTACTAACATAGGCTGTAACTGGTGACCCTGCAGGGCGGCGTAACAGGCTTCGGGAATGAGATCCATTTGCGCCACCAGCGAATTCGGCTTCCCCTCGGGATTATCCTGTCCGAACGGGACGAAATAAATATGTTTGGCTACCAGGAGCTTCGCAATATTCGCAGCGTTAAGACCAAGTCCGTCATTCGTCGAGATCGCCAGCACCAGCGGACGCCCGTTGCGCATCTGCGATTTGGCTGCCATCAGCACCGGACTGTCCGTCATCGCGTTCGCCAGCTTGCTGGTTGTGTTCCCTGTGCAGGGAGCAATCGTCAGCACATCCAGCAGCTTGGAAGGACCCAGCGGCTCCGCTTCAACAATTGTAGAAATGATATCATTCCCTGTTATATCTTTCAACTGTTTTAACCAATTTTCCGAGGTTCCAAAGCGGGTGTCCGTGTTCAGTACCGAAGCAGACACAATCGGCACCACATTCGCTCCTGAGTCCATGAACCGCTGAATCTGCGGCATCACCTCAGCGAAGGTGCAGTGTGAGCCGGTAATGGCATAACCTACTGTTTTTCCGTGCCAATCCATTCATTCATCCCCCCTGATTAAAGTCTCGTCCGATATCGACTGTACCAGCGCACCTGCCATAATGATTCCGGCGCTCTTGGGGGCAACAATCCCGGGCAGGCCCGGTGCCAGCATCGCCTTGATCCCGCGCTTCTCGGCATAACGGAAGTCGCATCCGCCCGGTGCGGACGCCAAATCAATGATCACGCAGTGCGGCTGAAGCCGGGACAGGACCTGTGCGTTGATAATCATAGCGGGTATGGTGTTGAAGATCAGATCCGCCTCAGGCGCATGCAGCAGCAAATCGTCTGTCATAAAAGGCTTCCAGCCCATTTCCTCTGCCCTTGCAAAGTGCTCCTGCTTCCTGACGCCTACTTTGACCGTGGCCCCCATTCCCTGGAGGGTTCTGGCCATGGTGAAGCCGGTCCGGCCCATCCCCAGCACCATCGATGTGGAGCCGTGTATGGTAAAGTCAGTGTTCTGCACGGCCATCACCAAAGCTCCCTCCGCTGTCGGGATAGAGTTGTAGATCGCCACATCGTCCCTGTTCAGCAGCTCCACCAGCTTCAGCGAATGTCCGGCACACAGGCCGCGCAAATAGCTTTTAGCCATGCCGGTGTATACCAATGCCCGGGAAGGCAGAGCCGCGATATGCTCCTCCCTCAGTTGGAGGCGTTCTGAAGAATACAGCGCGTTAATGTAACCCTCATCATCGCAGCCGACCGCCGGCAGCACCAGCACATCCGCTTCACTTAGCAGCTCGGGCGACAACAGTTCAAGGCTTACCCCCGGGCATGGGGCATCCCATGTATCGAATCCGGCAACGCTTACGGCCGCATCCAATTCCACACATTTCCGAATCACTTCAATTTGTCTCGCGTCCCCGCCCAGGAACACGATCCTGATGCCAGTAAGCATAGGGATGACGCTCCTTTCCACAACCACATTCGACTATAGAGCATCTTATGCCGGAAGCGGCCGATGGGTGAAGAGCGGAGAGGAATTCCCGCAGCACAGATATTAATCACAGAGTTTGCTGATGTTTCAATCTATAATCAACTAAAAATGGATATGAAAGGAATGCTATGCGGAATAAATTCATTCGTTACATTGTACCAGTCCTCGCAGTTGCAGCAATCATTACAGCAGCAGTCTACTTGAATCAGACCGGTATTAGTGGCCCCAAGAGTGAACAAGCGAACTCTTTGCCGGGAAACAATAAGGCAACCCGTTCTGCACACGCCCCCAGTCCTGCCATGGCAGAGCTAAGTCCGGCGCAAATGAAAGAGGACCTGGATAAGCTTGTACAGACAATTGTCCAGATGCACCCCCGTCTGATCAACGGTTGGACCAGTGATGAGCAATCCGTTATTGACACTGCTTACGCCAACATTGAGCAATCCAAGACTCGCGGTGAATTCTATTTCATTGCAGACACTATAGTCATGCTGCTCCATGACGGGCACACGACGCTCTACCCGCTCCCGGAGGTAAATATCCTTGATTTGCCTTTATTTTGGAGCCGGGAGGGTCTGCTGGTGAAGGATAGACGGGGAGCCTTTCTGCCAGGGGATCGGATTACAGCCATTGGAGGACGCAGTGTCAAGGATCTCGAAAAGGATCTGCAGCAGCTTATTCCGGCAGAGAATGAGAGTTGGGTCAGAATGCAGGCAACCAGCCTGCTTCCTTCAGAGTGGTTCCTGCAGCATTTAGGACTGGTCACCGAAGGTACAGTCTTGATAAACGCAACAAGGGCCGGACATCAAATTTCGGAGAGCATTCCCTTGACAGCAGACAGCGGACAGAAGAAATACAATCCGTACCCGTCACATTCTGCTGCGTTCACTTTTGAAATCAAGCCTGAGCAGTCCCTGGGAATCTTCCAGATCAATGACTGTGTGTATTCAAAGGATTATAAGTTAATGGTTAAACGTTTCTTTGACGAGGTCTATACACAGCGAATCAGCAATATAGCGGTTGATTTAAGGAATAATGGAGGTGGGGATTCCAGGGTGGTTGACGAATTTCTCGCCTATACGGATGTCAGGAGCTACCGGAGCTTTGGAGGTGAGGTCCGCTTCTCCACACAA is part of the Paenibacillus sp. FSL M7-0420 genome and harbors:
- a CDS encoding ribonuclease J, whose protein sequence is MSKKNNNNNDKLTIFALGGVGEIGKNMYVVQYGNDIVVVDAGLKFPEEDMLGIDIVIPDISYLTENRDKVRGIVLTHGHEDHIGGLSYVLKNLNVPVYGTRLTLGLVENKLKEANLLGETKRILINEDSEVELGTSLKVTFFRTNHSIPDSVGVCIETPEGNVVHTGDFKFDHTPVNGQFANLHRMAEIGSKGVLALLSDSTNAEKPGFTPSEKNVGIVLEDIFRKAEQRVVVATFASNVHRIQQVVNASEATGRKITVIGRSMVNVVSIASELGYLHIPDGMLIEPEEMNRMAGNRVVVLCTGSQGEPMSALTRMARSSHRKVDIMPGDTVIIAATPVPGNEKYVGRTIDELFRLGANVIYSGSNSGVHVSGHGSQEELKLMLNLMKPKYFMPIHGEYRMQRKHALLAESVGVEPSNIFITELGEVIEISGGAARRAGKVTAGNVLIDGLGVGDVGNIVLRDRKLLSQDGILVVVVTLSKQNGAIVSGPDIISRGFVYVRESEGLLDEANRIVAGTLQRLMSEKVNEWASLKTSVKDSLGRFLYEQTRRRPMILPIIMEV
- the dapA gene encoding 4-hydroxy-tetrahydrodipicolinate synthase; protein product: MDFGRLITAMVTPFDGEGEINWEATSRLVDDLIEEQKSAALVVCGTTGESPTLTDKEKLKLFSFVKQQAGGRCKIIAGTGSNSTRHSIELTKEAEKIGVDGVLLVVPYYNKPNQEGLYQHFSAIAAATSLPCILYNVPGRTTVSMSVATTLRLAEIPNIVATKECASVDQITWIASACPEDFHVYTGDDSAGLATLAVGGHGIISVASHVVGAQMSEMIEAFTSGDVRRAGELHRQLFPVFKGLFECPQPLPNPSAVKYALGLRGLDVGSVRLPLVSPTEEEAAFIAALLR
- the dapG gene encoding aspartate kinase, which encodes MGILVQKFGGTSLSTPVAREHVIRHVKRELASGFSLVVVVSAMGRKGEPYATDTLLDLAVQSGNSLPDRERDLLMCCGEIISAANLCGLLEQEGIRSTVLTGAQAGFLTDNSYGNARILDVRTERILRELREHKVVIVTGFQGQTEAGDFTTLGRGGSDTSATALGAALRADMVDIYTDVDGILTADPRIVEDARQLTYVSYTEICNMAYQGAKVIHPRAVEIAMQAQIPVRVRSTFSEAEGTLVTHPEGFSDVSHGVVDRFVTGVAYVSNITQISVECPEGNGTGVQLQIFKSMADNGISVDFINVTPTEAVYTVFDDKSEQAIAALQELGLRPKSLSGCAKVSVIGGGINGVPGIMAHIVEALSSQNIQILQSADSNTTIWVLVKKEDMVQSVRALHAKFELHR
- a CDS encoding dipicolinate synthase subunit B, encoding MDWHGKTVGYAITGSHCTFAEVMPQIQRFMDSGANVVPIVSASVLNTDTRFGTSENWLKQLKDITGNDIISTIVEAEPLGPSKLLDVLTIAPCTGNTTSKLANAMTDSPVLMAAKSQMRNGRPLVLAISTNDGLGLNAANIAKLLVAKHIYFVPFGQDNPEGKPNSLVAQMDLIPEACYAALQGHQLQPMLVQRFHTA
- the dpsA gene encoding dipicolinate synthase subunit DpsA produces the protein MLTGIRIVFLGGDARQIEVIRKCVELDAAVSVAGFDTWDAPCPGVSLELLSPELLSEADVLVLPAVGCDDEGYINALYSSERLQLREEHIAALPSRALVYTGMAKSYLRGLCAGHSLKLVELLNRDDVAIYNSIPTAEGALVMAVQNTDFTIHGSTSMVLGMGRTGFTMARTLQGMGATVKVGVRKQEHFARAEEMGWKPFMTDDLLLHAPEADLIFNTIPAMIINAQVLSRLQPHCVIIDLASAPGGCDFRYAEKRGIKAMLAPGLPGIVAPKSAGIIMAGALVQSISDETLIRGDE
- a CDS encoding S41 family peptidase is translated as MRNKFIRYIVPVLAVAAIITAAVYLNQTGISGPKSEQANSLPGNNKATRSAHAPSPAMAELSPAQMKEDLDKLVQTIVQMHPRLINGWTSDEQSVIDTAYANIEQSKTRGEFYFIADTIVMLLHDGHTTLYPLPEVNILDLPLFWSREGLLVKDRRGAFLPGDRITAIGGRSVKDLEKDLQQLIPAENESWVRMQATSLLPSEWFLQHLGLVTEGTVLINATRAGHQISESIPLTADSGQKKYNPYPSHSAAFTFEIKPEQSLGIFQINDCVYSKDYKLMVKRFFDEVYTQRISNIAVDLRNNGGGDSRVVDEFLAYTDVRSYRSFGGEVRFSTQVKQQFPDFPDDGTSRNEPVPVQNIQLTDHPFKGRIYVLTSPRTFSSANMFALIIQDNKLGQIIGEASGNQPSAYGNVIGFQLPASGIGFQVSFQKFIRPDPSRDPATAVIPDIEAYTTAKDIIDRRDAQLEKLYEVIVQKQTDGPSS